The Caulobacter sp. FWC2 region CGTCGGCGGGACCCAGGTCGATGGACCCCGCGCGATCCTGAGCCCCTATGTCCGAACCTTCCAGCCCTGGGAGAAAGACTTCACCGTCGTGCAGTGGGACCCACGCGGCGCCGGCAAGACTTTCGTCGCGGCGGGCAAAACCATCGGCCCGGACCTCACAATTGATCGCCTCGTCCAGGACGGCATCGAGCTGAGCCAGTTTTTGCGCGACCGGCTCGGCAAGAAGAAGATCGTGCTGTTGGGGATCAACTTCGGCTCAACTTTGAGTGTGAAGATGATCATGGCTCAGCCGACCCTGTTCTCGGCCTATGTCGCAGCGGGCCAAATCGCAAATCCCCGCGCCGAGCGGGAGCGCTTTGGCTATCAGCGGTTGATGCGTCTGGCGACAACGGCGAACGACGAGGCGTCGTTAGCTGACCTAAAGCTCGCCGGTGCCGACGTTTGGCGCGAGCCTCGCAATCCCGCCCGTATAGCGGCGTTCCAGAGGGTATTCGTAAAATACCGTCCACCGGTGCCCGCCAACCCTATGCAGGAGGCGATCAGCGCGCCGCACTGGACAATGGACGACCTGATCGCCGCTCAGGCGGCGGCGGCTCAGAACGAGCGGGTGCTAGGCCGGGCTTGGGGTGAGAACTTCGACTACGGCTCACTTGGACCGCGTCTGCGGGTCCCGGTGTTCGTGATACAAGGCGAGGAGGCCACCAGTTCGCCGGCGCCGATGGCCAAGGTCTGGCTGGACGGGCTTAAGGCCCCTCGAAAGGTGTTTGTCACAATCCCGGGAGCGGGCAATCACGCTATCGAAACTCACGCGGTGGAGTTCCTGGCATTGCTAGACCGATACGTGCGCCCGGTGGCTGTCGCAAAATAGCGATCGGTTACGCCCCACGAACAGGCCCTCAACATGTCCCCCGCCAGCGCCGGCGACCGAGCTTTGCCAGCGTCGGTGCACTCCCTCATTTCAGCGCGGGAGTTCACCGGGACCGACAATTGCTCGCGGTGAAAATCTTAACGTCCGCCTCTCGACGGGACTGTACCTAGCGGCTCGATCCTAACGTCTCCCGCCCGCGCTTGCGGGCGGCGAGAATGGCGTCACCCAATGCATGATCGCTCTCAACGCTCTCCATTCCGTCAGCGCCGCTTGGCGAAAAGGCCCGACAGATAGGTGAAGGCCGTGTTTGCCGATGCGAGCGGCGAGTTGGGAAAAGGCGGTTCCTGTTCAACGAACAGATGCTGAATATCGAAACGCTGGATCAGTCCCTTCAGCGCCTCCCATGGAACGATCCCCGCGCCGACATCGGCGGGCGCCATTTCCATGCTGTTTGTGGAGACGGCGGCGACATCCTTCATGTGCATCATCGTCACGCGCCGGCCGACGCGGGTCAGCAGCTCGACGACATCCTGCCCGGCGGCGGCCACCCATCCCACGTCCATTTCGAACGACACCAGCGCCGGGTCGGTCCTCGCGAGCAGCAGATCATAGCCGGTGCCGCCGCCCGCCAGCGGCAGGAATTCGAAGGCATGGTTATGATAGGCAAGCCCAACGCCTGACTTCGCCAGGCGGGTCGCGCGATCGTTCAGCAGATCCGCCGCCCGCTTCCAGTCATCGGCGGTCAGCGTGCGGACCAGCTTGTCGAGCGCGTCCATATCGTAACCGCCCGCCGGCGGATGAGAGAGCGCTTCGCGCACGCGTTCTGGGAAAGGCGCGATAGCGACGACCGCCCGGCTAGCCCCCAGCGCGCGGATATTGGCGGCCAAGGCGGGGATGTCGCCCTCCAGGTGCCATGCGTCCGGCGTCGCTTCGGGAACCACATGGATGGCCGGGCATCGCAGGCCTGCCTTCTGAATTGCGCGGCGCAATTCGGCCGGCTGGCGCCCGTAGGGGCCGGGCAGCTCCACTTCGCGATAGCCGATCTGCGCCACCTGGCGCAGCGTGCCCTCGAGATCGGTCTTCGCCGCGTCGCCCAGCGTATAAAGCTGAAGGCCGGGGGGCCAAGACGGGCTCGCGGCGCGCGCCATCGCCGCCCCGCCCGAGAGCCCGGGCAGGAGCGCCGCGCCGGTGAGGGCGCCGACCGAACCGATGATATGGCGGCGCGTATGGGCGACGATCGTTTGATCTTTATCCATGGTCTTCCTCATGTCGCCATCCGGCCAGTCAGGACGGGCCTGATTTCACGGTGAGCGGCGGCCAGTTTGGTGATGCTGTTGCTGAAGGCGATACGGATATGGTCGCCCCCGATCGTACAGGTGACGACGTCAAAATGCGGCGTCTCATTGTAGCGCCATTGCATGTCGAGCACTTGGTTGCTCGACCATGCCGCCGCGGCGGCGACCCGGATCGGACCGGGCATGCGGTTGAGGGCGCCGATCAGCTCGGTAAATTCGGGCGGTGTTCCGGGCAGGTCGGTGAAGCCTTCTCGCCACCCGTCAAGGCCGGCCCGGACAGACGAGCGGCGCCCGGCGATTTCCAGCTCAAAAGCGCAGGATGCGTCATCGAAATGCAGCGTCACCGCGACTGCGCCCATGGCATTGGGTTCGAGGACGAAGCGACGTCCCCCGATACGCGCGGCCTCGGGCGAGCGCGACGCGCCTTTGGGGACAGGCAGCGTCAGGCCGGCCAGCTTGTCACGCAGCCGGGCGGGCGCCGCCGGATCGGACGTGAGCGGGGCCTCGCGCAGACCGGGCAGCAGATTCTGCCAGACGAGGTTCAGCAGGCCCTGCATATCGAGGGTGCAACTGGTGAGCGCGACGACGGTTCGCTTGTCCGGCAGCACGATGCAATATTGCCCGAACGCGCCGTCGCCTCGGAAGGCGTCGTGGCGGCAGCGCCAGAACTGGTAGCCATAGCCCTGATGCCAGTCGCTGGTCGCGGGCAGGGCGGAGGGATCGACGCCGGGCGGCGCGCCGGTCAAGGGTTGGCGTACCTGGGCGCGGGTCGCTTCAGCCACCCAGGATCGCGAGACGATTTGCCGTCCGCCATAGCGTCCCTGGTCGAGATAGAGCTGGCCGAACCGGCTCAAGGCCCCGGTGGTGAGCTTCAGGCCCCAGCCGCCCGTGTTGATCCCCATCGGGCAGGTCGCCCAGCGCGCGTCGGCGATCCCCAACGGATCGAAAAGCCGGGGACGAAGATAGGCGTCGAGCGGCTTGCCGACGACCTTCTGGACGGTCGCGGAGAGCATGTAGGACGCGCCGCTGTCGTACAGAAAGACGCTGCCCGGCGCATGGACGATGGGCTGGGCGAGGAAGGCGCGCGCCCAGTCCTGCTCACGGGTGATGATGGGTGTCGAATCCGCGCCGTGCCCGACGGTCATCGTCAGCAAGTGCCGCAGGCGCAAGGCCGCCAGATTGGCGTCGACCGTCGCGGGGCGCTGTTCGGGAAAGAAGTCGATCACGCGATCATCGAGATGCAGGCGACCTTCATCGATCGCGATGCCGACCGCCGTGCCGGTGACGCTCTTGCTGAGCGAATAGAGCAACTGAGGTACGTCGGCCCGGTAGGGCGCCCA contains the following coding sequences:
- a CDS encoding serine hydrolase, coding for MNPPRRFVLAGLGVGAAMATGRAAAAAQTRHAPGWGDLPTAPPEKVGVDSGAILDLLAALEASPHEPHSIMIARDGHTVAGGWWAPYRADVPQLLYSLSKSVTGTAVGIAIDEGRLHLDDRVIDFFPEQRPATVDANLAALRLRHLLTMTVGHGADSTPIITREQDWARAFLAQPIVHAPGSVFLYDSGASYMLSATVQKVVGKPLDAYLRPRLFDPLGIADARWATCPMGINTGGWGLKLTTGALSRFGQLYLDQGRYGGRQIVSRSWVAEATRAQVRQPLTGAPPGVDPSALPATSDWHQGYGYQFWRCRHDAFRGDGAFGQYCIVLPDKRTVVALTSCTLDMQGLLNLVWQNLLPGLREAPLTSDPAAPARLRDKLAGLTLPVPKGASRSPEAARIGGRRFVLEPNAMGAVAVTLHFDDASCAFELEIAGRRSSVRAGLDGWREGFTDLPGTPPEFTELIGALNRMPGPIRVAAAAAWSSNQVLDMQWRYNETPHFDVVTCTIGGDHIRIAFSNSITKLAAAHREIRPVLTGRMAT
- a CDS encoding sugar phosphate isomerase/epimerase; this translates as MRKTMDKDQTIVAHTRRHIIGSVGALTGAALLPGLSGGAAMARAASPSWPPGLQLYTLGDAAKTDLEGTLRQVAQIGYREVELPGPYGRQPAELRRAIQKAGLRCPAIHVVPEATPDAWHLEGDIPALAANIRALGASRAVVAIAPFPERVREALSHPPAGGYDMDALDKLVRTLTADDWKRAADLLNDRATRLAKSGVGLAYHNHAFEFLPLAGGGTGYDLLLARTDPALVSFEMDVGWVAAAGQDVVELLTRVGRRVTMMHMKDVAAVSTNSMEMAPADVGAGIVPWEALKGLIQRFDIQHLFVEQEPPFPNSPLASANTAFTYLSGLFAKRR
- a CDS encoding alpha/beta fold hydrolase — protein: MASVAIWRALRHLPLWMFVGAVMAASTALGQSAESTSGPYAVTAPNGVDEEALVEIGGIKQWVTIRGADRANPILLIVGGTQVDGPRAILSPYVRTFQPWEKDFTVVQWDPRGAGKTFVAAGKTIGPDLTIDRLVQDGIELSQFLRDRLGKKKIVLLGINFGSTLSVKMIMAQPTLFSAYVAAGQIANPRAERERFGYQRLMRLATTANDEASLADLKLAGADVWREPRNPARIAAFQRVFVKYRPPVPANPMQEAISAPHWTMDDLIAAQAAAAQNERVLGRAWGENFDYGSLGPRLRVPVFVIQGEEATSSPAPMAKVWLDGLKAPRKVFVTIPGAGNHAIETHAVEFLALLDRYVRPVAVAK